One Tepidisphaeraceae bacterium DNA segment encodes these proteins:
- a CDS encoding PilZ domain-containing protein encodes MTTLHEMTAKYQAAVAAHKEDERREFRRHDLEQQGIAVDRYDGSKRGGKTFGQLVDLSAGGARIRTTAANVKPDSQIRVRLTLPDYAGICPFVDTTGAQAKPKKEWVGWMAVSRVLPVDGKQVDVAGRLIDMEEMDRGMLKLYLSTQPLAA; translated from the coding sequence ATGACGACCCTGCACGAGATGACCGCGAAGTATCAAGCCGCCGTTGCCGCTCACAAGGAAGATGAGCGCCGCGAGTTTCGGCGGCATGATTTGGAACAACAGGGCATCGCGGTCGATCGTTACGACGGGTCGAAGCGGGGCGGCAAGACCTTCGGCCAACTGGTGGACCTGTCGGCCGGTGGGGCCCGCATCCGCACGACGGCGGCCAACGTGAAGCCCGACAGCCAGATCCGCGTCCGCCTCACGCTGCCCGACTACGCCGGCATCTGCCCGTTCGTGGACACGACGGGCGCCCAGGCTAAGCCGAAGAAGGAATGGGTCGGTTGGATGGCCGTCAGCCGCGTGCTGCCGGTGGACGGCAAGCAGGTCGACGTCGCCGGCCGCCTGATCGACATGGAAGAGATGGACCGCGGCATGCTCAAGCTTTACCTGAGCACGCAGCCCCTGGCGGCGTAA
- a CDS encoding glycosyltransferase family A protein, with amino-acid sequence MKRVSVLMPMRDAQRYVRAALASVLSQKNVDLEVVVIDDGSTDGSADIVRQLGDPRVRMIAGPCGGVSVALNRGLEIATGEFIARCDADDLYTDDRLSWQSTFLSDHPEYAAICGCYSTITGKGQRVVDLECGGAAEEITGELRAGRNRTHLGTYLVRASIYREIGGFRPYFVTAEDIDLQLRLGEHARVWYDPRQCYVYRLHSASITSQQSDAARVFYERTARHFQQQRLAGGDDVQRNCPPLPPEDLVSPPSKAASEIQRMLIAASWREHRAGEKSRSISTGVRAVRARLVNLGAWRSLAALVLRRPSDEW; translated from the coding sequence ATGAAGCGAGTCAGCGTCCTCATGCCAATGCGCGATGCGCAGCGATACGTCCGCGCGGCGCTTGCGTCGGTCCTGTCACAGAAGAACGTCGATCTGGAAGTGGTCGTGATCGACGACGGTTCGACCGATGGGTCGGCCGACATCGTGCGCCAGCTTGGCGACCCGCGCGTGCGCATGATCGCCGGTCCGTGCGGCGGCGTGTCGGTCGCGCTGAACCGGGGCTTGGAGATCGCGACCGGTGAGTTCATCGCCCGCTGCGATGCCGACGATTTGTACACCGACGACCGCCTCTCCTGGCAATCGACCTTCCTGAGCGACCACCCCGAGTACGCCGCCATCTGCGGGTGTTACTCGACGATCACCGGCAAAGGGCAGCGCGTCGTCGACCTCGAGTGCGGCGGCGCGGCTGAAGAGATCACCGGTGAGCTGCGCGCCGGGCGCAACCGCACGCACCTGGGCACGTACCTCGTGCGCGCCAGCATCTACCGGGAAATCGGCGGGTTCCGCCCGTACTTCGTAACGGCCGAGGACATCGATTTGCAACTGCGGCTCGGCGAACACGCGCGCGTGTGGTACGACCCGCGCCAGTGCTACGTCTACCGCCTGCACAGCGCCTCGATCACCAGCCAGCAATCCGACGCCGCCCGCGTCTTCTACGAGCGCACCGCGCGGCACTTTCAGCAACAGCGCCTTGCGGGTGGCGATGACGTGCAGCGCAACTGCCCACCCCTGCCGCCCGAGGATCTGGTATCACCCCCGAGCAAGGCGGCGTCGGAGATCCAGCGCATGCTGATCGCCGCCAGCTGGCGCGAGCACCGCGCCGGCGAAAAAAGCCGCTCGATCAGCACCGGCGTGCGGGCCGTCCGCGCCCGCCTAGTGAACCTGGGCGCCTGGCGCAGCCTGGCTGCGCTCGTGCTGCGCAGGCCGAGCGATGAGTGGTGA
- a CDS encoding tetratricopeptide repeat protein, which produces MRKPARVSNPPSESPSTPVSAIDESTTAARPGWLLPAVLALVVIAFGRIVFNEFAGFDDPATIYGNERLNPPTLTGLVWHWAHPHLNIYIPLTFTLWSTLASVAYLSTPDEQGIYLNPFVFHAASLLVHVANTGLVFHLLRRIIGGRAIGAAVGALLFGLHPLQVESVAWTSGMKDVLYTFFSLLALLGYVDHANADGAASRRSYWLATTGLVLGMLSKPTAMVVPILAGAIDLLLLRRSLRQVWASLWPWFLLSTICAVVARLVQPASMVPTAPLWARPFVAMDAIAFYLWKLVAPWGLAIDYGRTPMRAMESGWFWVGVSITLTVALAVVLLGRRRPWLIAGAIIALVPILPTSGLVPFEFQGYSTVADHYVYLPMLGVALVLAAIVSRHSNRLVVGVCSVGAVVLGLLSFVQAGTWKNEEAVWRRTVQVNPNSWTGYKNLAVIARQRGDLQTAEDHLNRSIAAHPQIVASRAELAILLTSQRRHSEAIEQLQTILELARTVPYMRNMPLAGTYAQIGLNQLALKQPEAAILAFERALIEQPGHAVAQEGLVDARVALAVP; this is translated from the coding sequence ATGCGTAAGCCGGCACGTGTGAGCAACCCACCGAGCGAGTCGCCGTCGACCCCGGTAAGCGCGATCGACGAAAGCACGACGGCCGCGCGGCCGGGATGGTTGTTGCCGGCGGTGCTCGCGTTGGTCGTGATCGCGTTCGGCCGGATCGTGTTCAACGAGTTCGCCGGCTTCGACGACCCTGCCACGATCTACGGCAACGAACGCCTGAACCCGCCAACGCTGACGGGCCTGGTGTGGCACTGGGCGCACCCGCACCTGAACATCTACATCCCGCTCACGTTCACGCTGTGGAGCACGCTGGCGTCGGTGGCGTACCTGTCGACGCCGGACGAGCAGGGGATCTACCTCAACCCGTTCGTCTTTCATGCCGCTAGCCTGCTGGTGCACGTGGCGAACACGGGTCTGGTCTTTCATCTGCTGCGACGCATCATCGGTGGTCGCGCCATCGGCGCGGCGGTGGGGGCGTTGCTGTTCGGCTTGCACCCGCTGCAGGTGGAGTCGGTCGCGTGGACGTCTGGAATGAAGGACGTGCTGTACACGTTCTTCTCGTTGCTGGCGCTTCTGGGTTACGTCGACCACGCGAACGCCGACGGCGCCGCCAGTCGCCGTTCGTATTGGCTGGCGACCACGGGCCTTGTGTTGGGCATGCTGTCGAAGCCCACTGCGATGGTCGTGCCGATCTTGGCCGGCGCGATCGACCTGCTGCTGTTGCGCCGGTCGCTTCGGCAGGTGTGGGCATCGCTGTGGCCGTGGTTCCTGCTGTCGACGATCTGCGCGGTCGTGGCCCGGCTGGTGCAGCCGGCGTCGATGGTCCCGACGGCGCCGCTATGGGCCCGACCGTTCGTGGCGATGGACGCGATCGCGTTCTACCTGTGGAAGCTCGTTGCGCCCTGGGGTCTGGCGATCGACTACGGTCGCACGCCAATGCGCGCGATGGAATCAGGCTGGTTCTGGGTCGGCGTAAGCATAACGCTGACCGTCGCGCTGGCGGTGGTGCTGCTCGGTCGCCGGCGGCCGTGGTTGATCGCTGGCGCGATCATCGCGCTGGTGCCGATCCTACCCACAAGCGGTCTAGTGCCGTTCGAGTTCCAAGGCTATTCGACCGTTGCCGACCACTACGTTTACCTGCCGATGCTCGGGGTGGCCCTAGTGCTGGCCGCAATCGTTTCGCGTCACTCCAACCGTTTAGTGGTGGGGGTTTGCTCGGTCGGCGCAGTAGTGCTGGGGCTGCTGAGCTTCGTGCAGGCGGGAACCTGGAAGAACGAAGAGGCCGTGTGGAGGCGCACCGTGCAGGTGAACCCAAACAGTTGGACCGGCTATAAGAATCTGGCGGTCATCGCTCGTCAGCGGGGCGACCTGCAGACCGCCGAGGATCACCTGAATCGTTCGATCGCGGCTCATCCGCAGATCGTGGCGTCGCGTGCCGAACTGGCCATCCTGCTGACCTCGCAGCGGCGGCACAGCGAGGCGATCGAGCAATTGCAGACGATCCTGGAACTGGCGCGCACGGTGCCATACATGCGCAACATGCCGCTGGCCGGCACCTACGCGCAGATCGGCCTTAACCAGCTCGCGCTGAAGCAACCGGAAGCTGCGATTCTCGCGTTCGAACGTGCGCTAATAGAGCAACCGGGACATGCGGTGGCGCAAGAAGGGCTCGTTGATGCAAGGGTCGCGCTGGCCGTCCCGTGA
- a CDS encoding DNA-binding transcriptional regulator has protein sequence MAKTVEPKQIGLFLPPTLGYFGDVVLGIQEYARSVGNWVVEVCPTIDIARATCESWVPDGVLVSGMDGDWRAFLPNLNTNIVQIGGHAIEGVARVSTDNFAIGRTAAEHFLERGLRRFAFCGYDQTDWSDEREAGFGQVLSARGLEYIPFRGKLGEIFAGAVTGSLAAWVRSLPKPCAIFACHDRAAMLLANACAYLKVHVPEEVAILGVDNDQLECGFAWPPISSILGSARRVGFEGAVLLDELMRGATKPEQSFFVPPAGVAVRQSTDVLATDDADLRAALRFIREHATDAIDVPEVVNAVLISRRKLERKFRDILNRTPHEEILRARTAHAKMLLLSTRLSVLEIGLQCGFPSASKFSTVFTREVGVGPKLFRRLYSTRSAADPADHRGTVM, from the coding sequence ATGGCAAAGACAGTCGAACCGAAGCAGATTGGGCTGTTCCTCCCACCCACGCTGGGTTACTTCGGTGACGTCGTGCTTGGCATTCAGGAATACGCGCGTTCCGTTGGCAATTGGGTGGTCGAGGTTTGCCCGACCATCGACATCGCGCGGGCGACGTGCGAGAGCTGGGTGCCCGACGGCGTGCTGGTGAGCGGCATGGACGGCGACTGGCGCGCGTTCCTGCCGAACCTGAACACGAACATCGTGCAGATCGGCGGTCACGCCATCGAGGGCGTCGCGCGCGTCAGCACCGACAACTTTGCGATCGGGCGGACCGCGGCCGAGCACTTCCTGGAGCGGGGGCTCAGGCGGTTCGCGTTCTGCGGTTACGACCAGACCGACTGGTCGGATGAACGAGAGGCGGGCTTTGGTCAGGTGCTGTCGGCCCGCGGGCTGGAGTACATCCCGTTCCGAGGCAAGTTGGGCGAGATATTCGCTGGCGCCGTGACGGGTTCACTGGCCGCGTGGGTGCGGTCGCTCCCCAAGCCGTGCGCGATCTTCGCCTGTCACGACCGCGCCGCGATGCTGCTGGCCAACGCCTGTGCGTACCTGAAGGTCCACGTGCCCGAGGAGGTCGCGATCCTGGGCGTGGATAACGACCAGTTGGAATGCGGCTTTGCGTGGCCGCCTATTTCCAGCATTCTGGGATCGGCCCGGCGGGTGGGGTTTGAGGGGGCGGTGTTGCTGGACGAATTGATGCGGGGCGCGACGAAGCCCGAGCAATCGTTCTTCGTTCCCCCCGCGGGCGTGGCGGTGCGGCAATCGACCGACGTGTTGGCGACCGACGACGCCGACCTGCGCGCGGCGTTGAGGTTCATTCGTGAGCACGCGACCGATGCGATCGACGTGCCGGAGGTCGTGAACGCCGTGCTTATTTCCAGGCGGAAGCTCGAGCGCAAGTTCCGCGACATCCTGAACCGCACACCGCACGAGGAAATCCTGCGCGCCCGCACCGCCCACGCAAAGATGTTGCTGCTGAGCACGCGGTTGAGCGTGCTGGAGATCGGCCTGCAGTGCGGCTTCCCGAGCGCGTCGAAATTCTCGACGGTCTTCACGCGCGAGGTCGGCGTGGGCCCGAAGCTGTTCCGTCGCCTCTATAGCACCCGCAGCGCCGCCGACCCGGCCGACCATCGCGGGACGGTGATGTGA
- a CDS encoding M48 family metallopeptidase — MLFLLLVVVLWMASGTGATAPHQPADLRTGLAGFFGFYVILILMMGLWSRALARSVGLFDAHLNLRRFHKMMLFARMMVPLAFGVGVFWLGWGWLVHERLGVVPAAWPVKLPNVLIGIAPAILAWVGLWWSQYPADRAIREQNMLLQLEAGLPVHAPPRFLRYLTANVRLQVLFVILPILLVIALRDVVVVIARMVDPGLPITEGVDSAASVIALVTVFAFAPILLCRVLDTKPLPNGPLRDRLQRLCDRTGMQARGILLWQTNGLMGNAAVMGLFPRVRYILMTDVLLETMSDAQIEAVFAHEIGHVRHRHMLWYVGLVAIFTLLSLGPGEWANAWLVGRLGNSEWLQLAQVLAGLALFWISFGFVSRRFERQADVFAARTIAGAEPATAVLPPNTVSPYGATLFASALRRVAVVNNIPLARPEWIHGSIASRMQFVQSLAESPDRTHRFDRQIGLLHVGLVLLLITAATLAWTTTLSN; from the coding sequence ATGCTTTTCCTACTGCTCGTGGTGGTGCTCTGGATGGCCAGCGGCACCGGCGCCACTGCGCCGCACCAGCCGGCCGACCTGCGGACGGGGTTGGCAGGGTTCTTTGGGTTCTACGTCATTCTGATCCTCATGATGGGCCTTTGGAGCCGGGCTTTGGCGCGCAGCGTCGGTTTGTTCGACGCGCACCTGAACCTGCGGCGGTTCCACAAGATGATGCTCTTCGCCCGCATGATGGTCCCCCTGGCCTTCGGCGTGGGCGTCTTCTGGCTGGGCTGGGGATGGCTGGTCCACGAACGCCTCGGCGTGGTGCCCGCAGCATGGCCGGTGAAGCTGCCGAACGTGCTGATCGGCATTGCGCCGGCGATTTTGGCGTGGGTCGGGCTCTGGTGGTCGCAGTACCCAGCCGACCGGGCGATTCGCGAGCAGAACATGCTGCTTCAACTGGAAGCCGGCCTGCCCGTCCACGCGCCACCCCGCTTCCTGCGCTACCTGACCGCGAACGTGCGGCTGCAGGTGCTGTTTGTGATTTTGCCGATCCTGCTGGTCATCGCGCTGCGCGACGTGGTCGTGGTGATCGCCCGCATGGTTGATCCCGGTCTGCCCATCACCGAAGGCGTCGACTCGGCCGCGTCGGTGATCGCATTGGTGACGGTCTTCGCGTTTGCGCCCATCCTGCTGTGCCGCGTGCTCGATACGAAGCCCTTGCCTAATGGTCCGTTGCGCGACCGGCTGCAGCGACTGTGCGACCGCACAGGAATGCAGGCTCGCGGCATCCTGCTCTGGCAGACGAACGGCCTGATGGGCAACGCCGCCGTCATGGGCTTGTTCCCGCGCGTGCGGTACATCCTGATGACCGACGTGCTGCTGGAGACGATGAGCGATGCGCAGATCGAAGCCGTCTTCGCGCACGAGATCGGACACGTGCGGCACCGCCACATGCTGTGGTACGTGGGGCTGGTCGCGATCTTCACCCTGCTTAGTCTGGGGCCCGGCGAATGGGCCAACGCTTGGCTGGTCGGCCGGCTGGGGAACTCGGAATGGCTGCAGTTGGCGCAGGTGCTCGCGGGGCTGGCGCTGTTCTGGATCAGCTTCGGGTTCGTTAGCCGGCGGTTCGAGCGGCAGGCCGACGTCTTTGCCGCCCGCACGATCGCCGGCGCCGAACCGGCCACGGCGGTGCTGCCGCCGAACACCGTCAGCCCGTACGGCGCGACCTTGTTCGCATCGGCGTTGCGCCGCGTCGCCGTCGTGAACAACATCCCCCTGGCCCGGCCGGAATGGATCCACGGCAGCATCGCCAGCCGCATGCAGTTCGTGCAATCGCTGGCCGAGTCGCCGGACCGCACGCACCGGTTCGACCGACAGATCGGGCTGCTGCATGTCGGGCTGGTGCTCCTGCTGATAACTGCCGCGACGCTGGCGTGGACGACGACGCTCAGCAATTGA
- a CDS encoding alpha/beta hydrolase family protein, producing the protein MALINFRWFSRVLQKQVETQVLLPEHRPERCATFYLLHGLSDDSTMWLRRTRIEMDIDGLPLIVVMPDGGRGFYTDHEQGPKYGQHIGQELVDVIDRVFPTIASRDKRCIGGLSMGGYGALRTALAYPDRFVSANSHSGAVLAGTKGFDEGNAEFHRIFGATPSGANHDLLHLARRASAAGNLPQLLIDCGVDDFLYADNVKFIAGLKEAGVQHTYREFPGAHNWDYWNEHVREAVAFHCSAMGIRRDA; encoded by the coding sequence ATGGCCCTCATCAACTTCCGCTGGTTCAGCCGGGTGCTTCAGAAGCAGGTCGAGACGCAGGTATTGCTGCCGGAGCATCGGCCGGAGCGGTGCGCGACGTTCTACCTGCTCCACGGCCTGTCCGACGACAGCACGATGTGGCTGCGCCGGACGCGCATCGAGATGGACATCGATGGCCTGCCGCTCATCGTCGTCATGCCCGACGGCGGGCGCGGGTTCTACACCGACCATGAACAGGGTCCAAAGTACGGCCAGCACATCGGCCAGGAACTTGTCGACGTAATCGACCGCGTCTTCCCTACCATCGCGTCGCGCGACAAGCGCTGCATCGGTGGCCTGTCGATGGGTGGCTACGGCGCGCTGCGGACGGCGCTGGCCTACCCGGACCGATTCGTCAGCGCCAACAGTCATTCCGGCGCGGTGCTGGCCGGCACGAAAGGGTTCGACGAAGGCAATGCCGAGTTCCACCGCATCTTCGGCGCGACGCCGTCCGGAGCGAACCACGATTTGCTGCACCTGGCCCGCCGCGCCAGCGCCGCGGGCAATTTGCCTCAGTTATTGATTGATTGCGGCGTCGATGATTTCCTGTACGCCGACAACGTGAAGTTCATCGCTGGCCTGAAGGAGGCTGGCGTTCAACACACGTATCGCGAGTTCCCCGGCGCCCACAACTGGGATTACTGGAACGAACACGTCCGCGAAGCGGTGGCGTTCCATTGCAGCGCGATGGGCATTCGCCGCGACGCGTGA
- a CDS encoding MarR family transcriptional regulator, whose product MSTPENGSIFPLRDLPRYEELRLRAARYPQIEPSAVEAALMLFRVSTDGLLAFDTYLAQIKMTAGRMSVLTILNRDPKTPLSPSVLADRAGVTRATMTGLLDRLERDRLIKRSLDRHDRRKATVSLTTKGQTFLDGAMPGYYERIASMMSGLSQQEQQLLTGLLYRISDRIATVTESRTGGSNGKAAPVSSGRKAI is encoded by the coding sequence ATGAGCACGCCAGAGAACGGATCGATCTTTCCATTGCGCGACCTGCCTCGATACGAAGAACTACGCCTGCGGGCCGCGCGGTACCCGCAGATTGAACCCTCCGCCGTCGAAGCGGCGCTGATGCTGTTCCGCGTCAGCACGGACGGCCTGTTGGCGTTTGACACGTACCTGGCGCAAATCAAGATGACCGCCGGCCGCATGTCCGTTCTGACCATCTTAAACCGCGACCCCAAGACACCATTGAGCCCGTCGGTGCTGGCCGACCGCGCCGGGGTCACCCGCGCCACAATGACCGGCCTGCTGGACCGGCTGGAGCGCGATCGACTGATCAAGCGCTCGCTCGACCGCCACGACCGCCGCAAGGCGACCGTCTCGTTGACGACCAAGGGGCAGACCTTCCTCGATGGTGCGATGCCCGGTTACTACGAGCGCATCGCTTCGATGATGTCCGGCCTGAGCCAACAGGAACAACAACTGCTCACGGGCCTGCTGTACCGCATCAGCGACCGCATCGCGACGGTCACCGAATCCCGCACGGGGGGTTCGAACGGCAAAGCCGCGCCAGTTTCGTCTGGCCGCAAGGCGATCTAA
- a CDS encoding NAD(P)-dependent oxidoreductase, translating into MNPRPVILVTEGSDRTPLDWLREHAEVVEVAYNDPAFDAQLARADGMVVRTYTKVNEAMLAKAPRLRVVGRGGVGIENIDVAACRRHGVEVVYTPDANTLAVGDFVFGYLLQLLRPWAFFKDAVYSPKEFKRVRDTVRGRQLNELTMGILGMGRVGRRLGQIAANGFGMRVIYNDLLDISGLNFPAIAVDKETLYRQADILSIHVTMLPGNHNLVGQAQLAMMKADAIVINTSRGEVLDAAALADAIRGNRLAGAAIDVFHPEPPEAGFPLLGLDNVLLTPHLAARTYTAIENMSWVVRDVLAVISGEKPRFPAP; encoded by the coding sequence ATGAACCCACGCCCCGTCATCCTCGTCACCGAAGGTTCCGACCGCACACCGTTGGATTGGCTTCGCGAGCACGCGGAGGTGGTTGAGGTCGCTTACAACGACCCGGCGTTCGACGCCCAACTGGCCCGCGCCGACGGAATGGTCGTCCGCACGTACACGAAGGTGAACGAGGCGATGCTGGCCAAGGCGCCGCGGTTGCGCGTGGTGGGACGAGGTGGCGTGGGCATCGAGAACATCGACGTCGCCGCCTGCCGCCGCCACGGCGTCGAGGTCGTTTATACGCCCGATGCGAACACGCTTGCGGTGGGTGATTTCGTCTTTGGGTACCTGTTGCAGTTGCTGCGGCCATGGGCGTTTTTCAAGGATGCCGTCTACTCGCCCAAGGAATTCAAGCGGGTCCGCGACACGGTGCGGGGGCGCCAGTTGAACGAGCTGACGATGGGTATTCTGGGGATGGGCCGGGTTGGCCGCCGGCTGGGGCAGATCGCCGCCAACGGGTTCGGCATGCGGGTGATCTACAACGATCTGCTGGACATCAGCGGCTTAAACTTCCCCGCGATCGCCGTCGACAAGGAGACGCTCTACCGCCAAGCCGACATCCTCTCCATCCATGTGACGATGCTGCCGGGCAACCACAACCTCGTCGGGCAAGCTCAGCTGGCGATGATGAAGGCGGATGCCATCGTCATCAACACCAGTCGAGGCGAGGTCCTAGACGCCGCTGCTCTGGCCGATGCCATTCGCGGCAATCGGCTCGCGGGCGCTGCGATCGATGTCTTCCATCCTGAGCCACCCGAGGCCGGCTTCCCCCTACTGGGCCTCGATAACGTCCTCCTGACGCCCCACTTAGCCGCCCGCACCTACACAGCGATCGAGAACATGAGCTGGGTCGTCCGCGACGTATTGGCGGTCATAAGCGGGGAAAAGCCACGCTTTCCCGCCCCCTAA
- a CDS encoding alpha-galactosidase translates to MTDRSTAATATGPEDCYAHIEDADVLVVGNGLVERAWQVRQGVLTAVRLLDKTTGHQWAIATVPVGIPAPAAAKITTFETVIVANHPVSRPSLRVRFGAGDGTTYHVEIFPSSAGVAVSTTGGSVRAAARSAGKADVAAPSGVEVDAPAVADQQRDPRAADTVEQLKLDALHLRFTHVTLVDQTDVHDNLAIDRQWLLHPSKHAIELQGNLAFFEGTLHGHGLILLRLAPLPHARPVRADVDLTVKGGLITVLGRGGDGEGGGYPSVIIPYSGGRAGRIAALQRYQRQVRPYVAGRDARFLSNTWGDRSRDARIREDFMHAEIIAGQRLGAEVIQIDDGWQRGRTANSAEKGGVWNGFWASDARFWDAHPERLPNGLAPLVDAARDRGMKFGLWFAPDSSDDFANWERDADQILSLYREQGIEYVKIDGVKMHTTTGERNLRRFYDKVLAGSNGQVVFDHDVTAEVRPSYFGVIDIGTIFVENRYTDWRGYWPHHTLRNLWQLAQHVDPARLRMEFLNNARHAANYTGDPLAPACYAPDYLFATVMFASPLGWFEMSNLPESYFEKVAPLVAIWMQHRDAIFSGTIIPIGAAPDGTQWTGFVSRPQDGGPGGYALLFRELTTRDTFELDLSELGMRTESSVRLAGAGDISRTSGGTIRVSIPASLQYVFIQL, encoded by the coding sequence ATGACCGACCGATCGACCGCAGCCACCGCCACCGGACCCGAGGATTGTTACGCCCACATCGAGGACGCTGATGTGCTCGTTGTGGGCAACGGGCTCGTCGAACGGGCCTGGCAAGTGCGGCAAGGCGTGCTGACGGCGGTTCGACTGCTGGACAAAACCACGGGCCATCAATGGGCCATCGCGACGGTGCCCGTGGGCATACCGGCTCCGGCGGCCGCGAAGATCACGACATTTGAGACGGTCATCGTCGCCAATCATCCGGTAAGCCGGCCATCGCTGCGTGTGCGATTCGGCGCAGGTGACGGGACGACCTACCACGTCGAGATCTTCCCCAGCTCCGCGGGCGTAGCCGTATCTACCACCGGTGGAAGCGTACGGGCGGCAGCGCGATCGGCGGGCAAGGCCGACGTGGCAGCGCCCAGCGGTGTGGAGGTCGACGCGCCGGCCGTGGCTGACCAGCAGCGCGATCCGCGGGCGGCCGACACGGTCGAACAACTGAAGCTCGACGCGCTGCACCTGCGGTTCACGCACGTCACGCTCGTCGACCAAACCGACGTGCACGACAACCTCGCCATCGATCGCCAATGGTTGCTGCACCCCAGCAAGCATGCGATTGAACTTCAGGGCAACCTGGCCTTCTTCGAGGGCACGCTCCATGGTCACGGGCTGATCCTGCTGCGCCTGGCGCCGCTGCCCCACGCGCGGCCGGTGCGCGCGGACGTCGATCTCACCGTGAAGGGCGGCCTGATCACCGTGCTGGGTCGCGGTGGCGATGGGGAAGGTGGTGGTTACCCGAGCGTCATCATTCCCTATAGCGGTGGCCGGGCCGGTCGCATCGCGGCGCTGCAACGCTACCAGCGGCAGGTGCGCCCGTACGTGGCGGGGCGCGATGCGCGGTTCCTGTCCAACACGTGGGGCGACCGCTCGCGCGACGCGCGCATCCGTGAAGACTTCATGCACGCCGAGATTATTGCCGGCCAGCGGCTGGGCGCCGAGGTCATTCAGATCGACGACGGTTGGCAGCGCGGCCGCACGGCAAACTCGGCCGAGAAGGGGGGCGTGTGGAACGGCTTCTGGGCCAGCGATGCGCGGTTCTGGGACGCTCACCCCGAGCGCCTGCCCAACGGGCTGGCGCCGCTGGTGGACGCCGCGCGCGATCGCGGGATGAAGTTTGGCCTTTGGTTTGCCCCCGACTCGTCCGACGACTTCGCCAACTGGGAGCGCGACGCCGATCAGATCCTGTCGCTCTACCGCGAGCAGGGCATCGAATACGTGAAGATCGACGGCGTGAAGATGCACACGACGACCGGCGAGCGCAATCTCCGGCGGTTCTACGACAAGGTGTTGGCCGGCTCGAATGGGCAGGTCGTCTTCGACCACGACGTGACCGCCGAGGTTCGGCCGAGCTACTTTGGCGTGATCGACATCGGCACGATCTTCGTCGAAAACCGCTATACCGATTGGCGCGGCTATTGGCCGCACCACACGTTGCGCAACCTGTGGCAGTTGGCGCAACACGTCGACCCCGCACGACTGCGCATGGAGTTCCTGAACAACGCACGCCACGCCGCCAACTACACCGGCGACCCCCTCGCCCCGGCCTGCTACGCGCCAGATTACCTGTTCGCCACCGTCATGTTCGCCAGCCCATTGGGTTGGTTCGAGATGTCGAACCTGCCCGAGAGCTACTTCGAGAAGGTCGCACCGCTCGTCGCCATCTGGATGCAACATCGCGACGCGATCTTTAGCGGCACGATCATCCCCATCGGCGCCGCACCCGACGGCACCCAATGGACCGGCTTCGTCTCCCGTCCACAGGATGGCGGGCCCGGCGGCTACGCGCTGCTGTTCCGCGAACTGACGACGCGCGACACGTTCGAATTGGACTTGTCGGAACTCGGCATGCGAACGGAAAGCTCGGTTCGCTTGGCCGGTGCGGGAGACATCTCAAGGACGAGCGGCGGCACGATTCGCGTGTCGATCCCCGCCAGCCTGCAGTACGTGTTCATCCAGTTGTAG